In Penaeus chinensis breed Huanghai No. 1 chromosome 26, ASM1920278v2, whole genome shotgun sequence, a single genomic region encodes these proteins:
- the LOC125038914 gene encoding esterase OVCA2-like: MTERSANRPLRILCLHGYRQNGSTFREKTGAFRKLLKKQVEFEFMTSPLEVPPLESADDKDGGSGWWFSRPDDYFKAQDESDCIKGFEDSLAAVEAAFKEKGPFDGILGFSQGGAMLGLICGLQQQGKLSYSFKFAIFVSAFKSRSLPHQQLYAEKITLPTLHVFGETDQVIEKPMSEEHLQYFLDPEILMHPGGHFIPATGAQKAVYVKFIEKMRELCG, encoded by the exons ATGACAGAAAGAAGTGCTAATAGACCACTTAGAATCTTGTGTCTTCATGGGTATAGGCAGAATGGCAGTACATTTCGGGAGAAAACTGGAGCTTTTAG AAAACTATTAAAGAAACAAGTGGAATTTGAATTTATGACTTCCCCTTTGGAAGTGCCTCCCCTAGAAAGTGCTGATGACAAGGATGGAGGCTCAGGTTGGTGGTTCAGCCGTCCAGATGACTATTTTAAAGCTCAGGATGAGTCTGACTGCATAAAAGGATTTGAG GATTCCTTGGCAGCTGTTGAAGCTGCATTCAAAGAAAAAGGACCATTTGATGGAATTCTTGGCTTTAGTCAGGGAGGAGCAATGCTGGGACTTATATGTGGCCTTCAACAGCAAGGAAAACTCTCTTATTCCTTTAAATTTGCAATTTTTGTGTCTGCCTTCAAGTCGCGCTCATTACCTCACCAGCAACTCTATGCCGAGAAGATCACTCTCCCAACTTTACATGTGTTTGGAGAGACGGATCAG gttATCGAGAAACCCATGAGTGAGGAACATCTACAGTATTTTCTTGATCCAGAGATATTAATGCACCCAGGCGGTCATTTCATCCCAGCTACAGGAGCACAGAAAGCGGTTTATGTTAAGTTCATCGAAAAAATGAGAGAGCTGTGTGGCTGA
- the LOC125038913 gene encoding UDP-GlcNAc:betaGal beta-1,3-N-acetylglucosaminyltransferase-like protein 1: MAQADQITVRNSPKLREKMSQEVEISESQENEKSNSEKIDVSVIIPVHNAGQWLDDCLASISRQQHTLNVEVSLFLDSCTDNSEGIVQGWTTKLTEQGYAVVTTVEKNENPKGVGFAKNRSVEQSHGEFLCFLDSDDIMKPTRIQKQYEMAFHNHEAIVGSRFTRDPPDSTLRYTKWANELDESKLTLQIYTSHGPTVIMPTWFCHRHVFDRVGGFSEAGKGTPEDLIFFFKHLQLGGKVLRHPDNLLVYRYHPTATTFSIDEQTIWNLRIQEIEKCILSQWESFTIWNAGKQGRKFYRSLTTENQRKVKAFCDVDVKKIGMCYTYEESKERPKPKVPIVHFSQIKPPLIICMKMDLTGGKFEENLESLHLQEGKEYFHFN; this comes from the exons ATGGCCCAAGCGGATCAAATAACGGTTCGGAACTCACCAAAACTGCGAGAAAAGATGAGCCAAGag GTAGAAATATCAGAatcacaagaaaatgaaaaaagtaattcgGAGAAGATTGATGTT TCAGTCATCATCCCAGTCCACAACGCAGGCCAATGGCTCGATGACTGCCTGGCCTCCATCAGCCGCCAGCAACACACGCTCAATGTCGAAGTGTCTTTATTCTTGGACAGCTGCACGGACAACTCCGAGGGGATCGTACAAGGCTGGACCACAAAGCTTACGGAACAAGGCTATGCTGTTGTTACCACAGTCGAGAAAAATGAAAACCCAAAAGGAG ttGGTTTTGCAAAGAATAGATCAGTAGAACAAAGTCATGGGGAGTTCCTGTGCTTCTTGGATTCT GATGATATAATGAAGCCAACAAGAATTCAGAAGCAATATGAAATGGCATTCCATAATCATGAGGCT ATTGTAGGCAGCAGATTTACACGTGACCCTCCAGATTCAACTCTACGGTACACAAAATGGGCAAATGAACTTGATGAATCCAAATTGACTTTACAAATCTACACCTCCCATGGTCCTACTGTGATAATGCCAACTTGGTTTTGCCATCGACATGTTTTTGACAG AGTTGGTGGGTTCAGTGAAGCTGGAAAGGGAACACCAGAAGACCTCATATTTTTCTTCAAGCACCTGCAATTGGGTGGCAAGGTCCTCCGTCACCCCGATAACCTCCTTGTATATAGATATCACCCGACTGCAACAACATTCTCTATTGATGA ACAAACTATCTGGAACTTAAGGAtccaagaaatagaaaaatgcatCCTAAGCCAATGGGAGTCCTTCACCATCTGGAACGCAGGGAAGCAGGGTCGTAAGTTCTACAGATCCCTCACGACAGAAAATCAAAGGAAGGTTAAGGCATTTTGCGACGTTGATGTGAAGAAGATAGGGATGTGTTATACTTATGAGGAATCCAAGGAAAGGCCTAAGCCCAAAGTGCCAATCGTTCACTTCAGCCAAATCAAGCCACCCCTGATCATCTGTATGAAGATG gaTCTAACTGGGGGAAAGTTTGAAGAGAATCTAGAATCTTTACACCTGCAGGAGGGTAAAGAATACTTTCATTTTAAttga
- the LOC125038912 gene encoding zinc finger protein 91-like: MECAVCRVQFQPGDISLRVIDAVTEHTRTPMKDLVSSTLQKSLCPTDLICTKCSDLFNEKDRLQKMTVDMDRNIMTKIKDSSKKSPDTTGTISIVMGEIFSNEDIQAELERQYKNISIDSTSAQTAAKSIDEGVAPTEPRRGAPKRRRGRPPKGNRKQKQEDVPEAPPLMVNQREKRKRSGKFNTFLEVLRGEKDFYIEDEELQEPKVAKKSGGRKKKTNFGIVPVEDKSKEMMEKMCIIQVTEVDRREKEVHTADKDKLDLDEVVQEILGISTDPETSLIEDIESLEHDGEDLISAIDEMTSQQGIIETNSRAPIKTEEMAIRRWPNIKAEDIATPSIEVTGFDEDLAASMPSLEVTITQSEDNTLQAVINDPDVLSAIVKEEATEVMDEKIVKSENACDRDEGSDLKKYRCKLCTETFSNKSEARKHALEVHMQSDLGDNDKNSQGSFRCCECDRVFPTARGRDRHMLYMHLKHKPVQCTDCCRSFNSFRPLERHLREFHDKNPTLYCEACEAEFVLGTALEHHKEIMHPVLNKNKLAKSTVNTKLKENVKQHKVVECPICHQKVYGIKSLKLHHQKMHKGQEYTCKYCKYKTNCLSTMHRHMVRIHKALKLELYNCIKCRAGYQYPKDLEEHCISVHKIDPSFLCQHCGEKFACIEMLRFHRKSHRAFSCKLCHLGFMKEEALEEHVKSVHNCDPVGLTENGDVTSQSENESVNEKMDAIDTETESTEKAPAAPNSKVLVIATDGSVQVKEEVKEASTAPPVPSEDVTLHLQQTREGGLEEMDMLNPLKGHKVKDLPKKMNCPVCNKVLTTKFLRTHMLSHKGDLPHKCHVCGKAYAQGTLLRKHMKNRHYDEFLKLGNKNPKKPKIGCDFCHEIYDNIYALEEHLWLHMEVKTLECSDCKIKFGMASNLREHYKSHYFKEARPCPVCKREFKSIGFYNEHVEKCQKRWKCEQCGLECDTQEYYRKHQRAEHGDENVIRYQCNLCEKSFVERHRYDDHMITHSAEKAFTCHICDKQFKRQRPLKDHIVRAHSDEQMMCTYCRKTFSTQQELDQHKKKHKREFPCTACGHVYASKEALTNHLLVHHSETTPHTCHICNQTFVKQANLKAHLITHNPNTPNICHVDGCHKMFRSESLLRTHVARRHHELQYECSVCDRKFGLESDLTRHMATHTTGSSLPCSECGKPFRSEAQLERHLLTHTQEKPYECGICQHTAATRHQLLRHIQIDHEINDATTQLVVNRWRCSVCSKMFVVRGSLLRHLQDHATHGVQAQGHAVKTRSTPSTLPEIPITGSATDAAAATNTFLEQVSTLSWQDLTPLLRLHVMADEEPSDVESAAVAADVWLCPGCLHATQTEEEMRDHLVETQQCQEAVILQLAGGLANAEDLDDDSVAEEHLLNEEGTGAVLQLTSNEEGLQYVIVQEEEGGTTQLNGDTPVVPEVQAEVASDDRNMQVLVSMDDSLHHLLRQPAHGDIQIVVGNTAAPLKQFLTENETDTNTPIPSTSASDPVQDNLSTDAPILNGSEVLLQTADGRLVLQQTVGGVTQYQLVEGVPTGAEEVDANLSLLPSHTPSLSTDFILSD, translated from the coding sequence ATGGAGTGTGCGGTGTGCAGGGTGCAGTTTCAGCCTGGGGACATCTCATTGCGGGTGATAGATGCCGTGACTGAACACACTCGCACACCGATGAAGGATTTAGTAAGTTCAACCTTACAGAAGAGTCTGTGTCCCACAGATTTAATTTGCACAAAGTGTTCTGATCTCTTTAACGAGAAGGACCGGTTGCAGAAGATGACTGTTGACATGGACAGGAACATCATGACTAAAATAAAGGACTCGAGCAAGAAGAGTCCAGACACCACTGGGACAATCTCCATTGTTATGGGCGAGATCTTCTCCAATGAAGACATCCAGGCTGAACTGGAGAGGCAGTATAAAAATATCAGTATAGACTCTACATCAGCCCAGACTGCTGCCAAGTCCATAGATGAGGGAGTAGCCCCCACAGAGCCTCGTCGAGGAGCACCCAAAAGGAGGCGTGGCCGACCACCGAAGGGGAATAGAAAGCAGAAACAGGAGGATGTACCAGAGGCACCTCCTCTCATGGTAAATCAACGAGAAAAACGGAAACGGTCAGGCAAGTTCAACACATTCCTTGAGGTCCTGAGAGGTGAAAAGGACTTCTATATTGAGGACGAGGAGTTGCAGGAGCCCAAGGTAGCTAAAAAgagtggaggaaggaaaaagaaaacaaactttgGTATTGTGCCTGTCGAGGACAAAAGTAAGGAGATGATGGAGAAAATGTGCATCATCCAGGTGACAGAAGTCGATAGACGTGAAAAGGAGGTGCACACAGCTGACAAGGACAAACTAGACTTGGATGAGGTTGTGCAAGAGATCTTGGGTATCAGTACTGATCCAGAGACTTCCCTAATTGAAGACATAGAAAGTCTGGAGCACGATGGTGAGGATTTGATTAGTGCCATAGATGAGATGACCTCCCAGCAAGGAATCATAGAAACGAATTCCAGGGCACCTATTAAAACAGAAGAAATGGCGATTAGAAGATGGCCAAATATAAAAGCTGAAGATATTGCTACACCATCAATTGAAGTGACTGGATTTGATGAGGATTTGGCAGCGAGCATGCCAAGTCTTGAAGTGACTATCACACAGAGTGAGGACAATACACTCCAAGCTGTCATTAATGATCCTGATGTGTTGAGTGCTATTGTGAAGGAGGAGGCCACAGAGGTGATGGATGAAAAGATAGTCAAATCTGAGAATGCTTGTGATCGTGATGAGGGATCTGATCTCAAGAAGTATAGATGTAAACTCTGTACTGAGACATTCTCTAACAAATCGGAAGCAAGGAAACATGCGTTAGAGGTTCATATGCAATCAGACCTcggtgacaatgataagaattcaCAAGGAAGCTTTAGGTGTTGCGAGTGTGACAGGGTGTTCCCCACCGCAAGGGGACGTGATCGACACATGCTCTACATGCACCTTAAGCACAAACCAGTCCAGTGCACTGACTGTTGCCGTTCTTTCAATAGCTTTCGACCACTGGAGCGTCATCTTCGAGAATTTCATGACAAGAATCCAACTTTGTACTGTGAGGCATGTGAGGCAGAATTTGTTTTAGGAACTGCATTGGAACACCATAAAGAGATCATGCATCCAGTTTTGAATAAGAACAAGTTGGCAAAGTCTACTGTAAACACAAAACTCAAGGAGAATGTGAAGCAGCACAAGGTCGTTGAGTGCCCCATTTGCCACCAAAAGGTATATGGTATCAAGTCTTTGAAGTTGCACCACCAGAAGATGCACAAAGGACAAGAATACACTTGCAAGTACTGTAAATACAAAACCAATTGCCTTAGTACAATGCACAGACACATGGTAAGGATTCATAAAGCATTAAAGCTAGAACTTTACAATTGTATCAAATGCCGAGCTGGATATCAGTATCCAAAAGACCTGGAGGAACATTGTATTTCTGTTCATAAAATAGACCCTTCCTTTCTGTGTCAACATTGCGGAGAAAAATTTGCTTGTATTGAAATGCTTCGGTTTCATCGCAAGAGTCACAGAGCATTCTCATGTAAATTGTGTCATCTAGGCTTTATGAAAGAAGAGGCCTTGGAGGAACATGTTAAGAGTGTTCATAATTGTGATCCAGTTGGTCTTACTGAAAATGGTGATGTTACAAGCCAAAGTGAGAATGAAAGCGTGAATGAGAAGATGGATGCTATAGATACTGAGACTGAGAGTACAGAGAAAGCACCTGCTGCTCCAAACTCAAAAGTGCTTGTTATTGCCACGGATGGCTCTGTGCAGGtcaaggaggaggtgaaagaagcaAGTACcgctcctcctgttccttcagAGGATGTTACCCTTCACCTGCAGCAGACACGAGAGGGGGGCCTTGAGGAAATGGACATGCTAAATCCTCTGAAAGGACATAAGGTAAAAGATCTGCCCAAAAAGATGAACTGCCCAGTGTGCAACAAAGTCCTCACCACCAAGTTTCTAAGAACACACATGTTAAGTCACAAGGGAGATCTTCCACACAAGTGCCATGTTTGTGGAAAGGCCTATGCTCAGGGAACCTTACTGAGGAAACACATGAAGAACAGGCACTATGACGAGTTTCTCAAGTTGGGAAATAAGAACCCAAAGAAGCCCAAGATTGGTTGTGATTTTTGTCATGAAATATACGATAATATTTATGCACTGGAAGAACATCTGTGGCTACACATGGAAGTGAAGACACTTGAGTGTTCAGACTGCAAGATCAAGTTTGGGATGGCCAGCAATCTCAGAGAGCACTACAAGAGCCACTATTTCAAAGAAGCCCGCCCATGTCCTGTATGTAAAAGAGAATTCAAATCTATTGGATTTTATAATGAACATGTGGAAAAGTGTCAGAAGCGATGGAAGTGCGAGCAGTGTGGATTGGAGTGTGACACTCAAGAATACTATAGGAAGCATCAGCGGGCAGAGCATGGAGATGAGAATGTTATAAGATACCAGTGCAACTTATGTGAAAAGTCCTTTGTGGAGCGTCATCGCTATGATGACCACATGATAACACACTCTGCAGAGAAAGCATTTACGTGCCACATTTGTGATAAACAGTTCAAACGTCAAAGACCATTGAAAGATCACATTGTGCGAGCTCATTCAGATGAACAAATGATGTGCACTTACTGCCGGAAGACATTCTCTACACAGCAAGAACTTGATcaacataaaaagaaacacaagCGGGAATTTCCATGTACTGCATGTGGTCATGTCTATGCATCAAAAGAAGCACTCACTAATCATCTTCTGGTGCATCATTCAGAGACAACTCCACATACTTGTCATATATGTAACCAGACCTTTGTGAAGCAGGCTAACTTGAAGGCGCACTTGATTACACACAACCCGAATACACCTAATATATGCCATGTGGATGGATGTCATAAGATGTTCCGGTCAGAGAGTCTGTTGAGGACTCATGTTGCCCGTCGTCATCATGAATTGCAATATGAATGTTCAGTCTGCGATCGGAAGTTTGGCTTAGAGTCTGATTTGACTCGCCATATGGCAACGCACACCACTGGGTCCTCCCTTCCTTGCTCAGAATGTGGCAAACCTTTCCGGAGTGAAGCTCAGCTTGAGAGACACCTCCTTACTCACACACAGGAAAAGCCATATGAGTGTGGTATTTGTCAACACACAGCTGCAACACGGCATCAGTTGCTGCGGCATATCCAGATTGACCATGAAATTAATGATGCTACAACTCAGCTCGTGGTTAATCGTTGGCGGTGTTCAGTGTGTAGTAAGATGTTTGTTGTAAGAGGTTCATTACTACGCCATCTGCAGGATCATGCTACTCATGGTGTTCAGGCCCAAGGACATGCTGTTAAAACACGATCGACACCATCAACATTGCCAGAGATACCTATTACAGGAAGTGCTACTGATGCAGCTGCTGCCACTAACACTTTCCTGGAACAAGTTTCTACCTTGAGTTGGCAAGACTTAACTCCTCTGCTCCGCCTTCATGTTATGGCTGATGAAGAACCAAGTGATGTAGAGTCTGCAGCAGTGGCAGCAGATGTATGGCTGTGTCCTGGTTGTTTGCATGCcacacagacagaggaagagatgagagaccaCTTGGTAGAAACTCAGCAGTGTCAGGAGGCAGTTATCCTTCAGTTAGCTGGAGGTCTAGCCAATGCAGAGGATTTGGACGATGACAGTGTTGCCGAAGAGCATCTCCTGAACGAAGAAGGAACTGGAGCTGTATTGCAGTTAACAAGTAATGAAGAAGGTTTGCAGTATGTCATTgtacaggaggaagaaggaggaaccaCACAGCTCAATGGGGATACTCCAGTTGTACCTGAAGTCCAAGCTGAAGTGGCAAGTGATGATAGGAACATGCAAGTCCTAGTAAGCATGGATGACAGCCTTCACCATCTGCTTCGTCAGCCTGCACACGGAGATATCCAAATAGTTGTGGGGAATACAGCAGCACCTTTAAAGCAATTCTTGACTGAGAATGAGACTGACACCAATACACCTATCCCAAGCACTTCGGCAAGTGACCCAGTACAAGACAACCTTTCTACAGATGCACCAATCCTCAATGGATCAGAGGTGTTGCTGCAGACAGCTGATGGGCGGCTTGTATTGCAACAAACAGTGGGCGGTGTGACTCAATATCAACTAGTTGAAGGGGTTCCAACTGGAGCTGAAGAGGTCGATGCTAATCTGTCATTGCTTCCATCTCATACACCATCTCTTTCCACTGATTTCATATTGTCAGATTAA
- the LOC125039107 gene encoding uncharacterized protein LOC125039107 gives MKIFLLCVLLGTTLAKPSAKEMKDEEMLIHVEDNGDGCSCMERHDVEMDMFRNMHEHDHYDEYPEGMTLNEFKQMVVVETAEMLKKKAQSDQEVEARMLCGGDCFPLFKRSKRTCNRLLLEGWPLASYHPTCIMTTLQRLSTCCSDML, from the exons TTGTGTGTGCTCCTCGGGACAACCTTGGCCAAGCCCAGTGCTAAGGAAATGAAAGATGAAGAG ATGTTGATCCACGTTGAAGACAACGGTGATGGATGTTCTTGTATGGAAAGGCACGATGTAGAAATGGACATGTTTAGAAATATGCACGAGCATGATCACTACGATGAATATCCAGAAGGAATGACTCTTAATGAATTCAAacaaatggtggtggtggagacggCAGAGATGCTCAAGAAAAAAGCCCAAAGTGATCAAGAAGTGGAAGCTAG AATGCTCTGTGGGGGTGACTGTTTCCCTCTATTTAAGAGGTCCAAGAGAACGTGCAACAGACTCTTGCTGGAAGGCTGGCCCCTCGCTTCGTACCATCCCACGTGTATTATGACCACCTTGCAGAGACTGTCTACCTGCTGCAGTGACATGTTGTAA